In Nostoc sp. GT001, a genomic segment contains:
- a CDS encoding TnsD family transposase: MLGFFPAPYPDEILYSILARYHIRSGNTSPKITLGELFNFQDVIATVDLPSNLNSLIENLQFISNYQVKDLIYKYTLYPFYSVFLPPKRASQVMESMKADFGGDIHTRTGIMASSLKMPRYLRFCPKCLEEDLQNYGESYWHRLHQTPGVLVCPVHGVTLQDSTIPMQGFNRHEYYAASQENCPVVPIQQTYSQETLKKLRLLAQDISWLINNNLFSRELEWFQRKYIALLIEKDFATATGRVNQKRLLDNFLFFYGAEVLEAVNSMVNYENEQNWLFSIVRKHRKSFHPIRHLLLIRFLTNSIEEFFNTDYEYKPFGEGPWLCLNAAVDHYLKPVITNLVVTHCLDNKKPLGIFSCSCGMVYCRTGPDKTDEDKLRIGKVLTYGQFWEQKLKQLVEIQRLGLRETARQLNVDPRTVNRYTAILKLKTFWKSSQENRLVDLQEVLDSNLNLTSDHKIKYREAWKALQKQYPEASKTTLRALAKATYIWLYRNDKEWLNKNSPSLKVPLPCIGKVDWVERDKQVLEKVKNAVRSLLSAEKPARITIGKIGKAIGLLALLEKHLSEMPVTKVYLESVTETVEDFQIRRIKWAIQRLDDCGEEIQPWKVIRLAALRENCSQRVKAALENELYKQLD; the protein is encoded by the coding sequence ATGCTTGGCTTTTTCCCAGCCCCTTATCCAGATGAAATTTTATACAGTATCTTGGCTCGCTACCACATTAGGAGTGGTAACACAAGTCCAAAAATAACTCTAGGAGAGCTATTTAATTTTCAAGATGTAATAGCTACTGTTGACTTACCTTCTAACCTTAATTCGTTGATTGAGAATCTACAATTTATCTCGAATTATCAAGTAAAAGATTTGATATATAAATATACCCTTTATCCTTTCTACAGTGTTTTTCTGCCACCGAAAAGAGCCAGTCAGGTGATGGAGTCTATGAAAGCAGATTTCGGAGGAGATATTCACACCAGAACCGGAATTATGGCGAGTTCGTTGAAGATGCCGAGGTATCTGCGATTTTGCCCAAAATGTTTGGAAGAAGATTTGCAAAACTATGGGGAGTCCTATTGGCATAGACTACATCAAACACCAGGGGTTCTAGTTTGCCCAGTTCATGGTGTGACTTTGCAAGATAGCACAATTCCTATGCAAGGTTTTAACAGGCATGAATACTATGCTGCAAGCCAAGAAAACTGTCCTGTTGTACCGATACAACAGACTTACAGTCAAGAGACTTTAAAAAAGTTGCGACTGCTGGCTCAAGATATTTCATGGTTGATAAATAATAATCTTTTCTCTAGAGAACTAGAGTGGTTTCAAAGAAAATATATAGCTTTATTGATTGAAAAAGATTTTGCAACGGCAACTGGGCGAGTAAACCAGAAGAGACTACTAGATAATTTCTTATTCTTTTATGGTGCTGAAGTGCTTGAGGCTGTTAACTCGATGGTGAATTACGAAAATGAGCAAAACTGGCTATTCAGCATTGTCAGGAAGCATAGAAAGTCATTCCACCCCATCAGACACCTACTCCTAATTAGATTTCTGACGAATTCTATCGAGGAGTTTTTCAACACGGATTACGAGTATAAGCCTTTTGGTGAAGGCCCTTGGCTATGTCTAAATGCTGCGGTAGACCATTACCTCAAGCCAGTAATAACTAATCTTGTTGTCACTCACTGTTTGGATAATAAAAAGCCATTAGGTATTTTTTCTTGTTCCTGTGGCATGGTTTATTGTAGAACTGGCCCTGATAAAACTGATGAAGACAAGCTACGAATTGGCAAAGTCTTGACTTACGGTCAATTTTGGGAGCAGAAGCTAAAACAACTGGTAGAAATTCAAAGATTAGGTCTACGAGAGACAGCAAGACAGCTCAATGTCGATCCCAGAACAGTAAACCGCTATACTGCCATACTTAAGCTAAAAACTTTTTGGAAATCTTCACAGGAAAATCGGCTAGTAGACTTACAGGAAGTTTTAGATTCAAATCTAAATTTAACCAGCGATCACAAGATAAAATACAGGGAAGCTTGGAAAGCTTTACAAAAGCAGTACCCAGAGGCATCGAAAACTACTCTCAGGGCATTAGCTAAGGCAACCTATATTTGGCTATATAGAAACGATAAAGAGTGGCTCAACAAAAATTCGCCTTCTTTAAAAGTGCCTCTCCCTTGCATCGGTAAAGTTGACTGGGTAGAAAGAGACAAGCAAGTTCTCGAAAAGGTAAAAAATGCTGTGCGATCGCTTCTGAGTGCAGAAAAACCCGCAAGAATAACTATTGGCAAGATAGGCAAAGCTATTGGCTTACTGGCACTACTCGAAAAACATTTGTCAGAAATGCCAGTGACTAAGGTTTATTTAGAATCAGTGACAGAAACTGTAGAAGATTTTCAGATTAGGCGTATTAAGTGGGCAATTCAGCGGCTTGATGATTGCGGAGAAGAAATTCAGCCTTGGAAGGTAATTAGACTTGCTGCGCTACGAGAAAATTGCTCACAGAGAGTAAAAGCAGCTCTAGAAAATGAGCTTTATAAACAACTAGATTAA
- a CDS encoding Swt1 family HEPN domain-containing protein: protein MSVSNRERVGRVLDLLRDGLYPFVEREMRSIYGDKWVVAATPFVPEDHSLRRNVQQILKQDESALLKLMSNQWREVFKKTLGNAERSLVGELIDTRNSWAHNKPLSTDDAYRALDSVSRLLSAFSAPEADEVDKQKQELLRLRFTEQARRETRRATLQPLEGNPVGGLKPWREIVTPHPDVASGSYQQAEFAADLWQVYLDEGSDEYRIPTEFFSRTFLTEGLKQLLTNALLRLASNQGDPVIELQTNFGGGKTHAMLALYHLFMGVPASKLPGLEPVLEAANVLPPPKVNTAVLVGNKISPGQPQHKKDGTVVRTLWGELAWQLGGREAYDMIREADETSTNPGDTLRLLFNRYAPCLILIDEWVAYARQLHEINDLPGGSFDTHFTFAQTLSESAKNANQTLLVVSIPASDNEIGGDRGKAALSRLKNAIGRVESPWRPATADESFEIVRRRLFQPITEESGFIARDAIIRAFAEMYQNQSQEFPSECREASYKRRLENAYPIHPELFDRLYNDWSTLDKFQRTRGVLRLMAKVIHSLWEGQDKSLLIMPASVPMDDGQVQTELTRYLEDNWVPVIEKDVDGYNSLPLACDRQNPNLGRYSACRRVARTIYLGSAPTLRAANRGVEDHRIKLGCVQPGESAATFGDALRRLTDQSTHLYVDSTRYWFSTQPSVTRLAQDRAEQIQQDQDKVWDEIILRLKADKQRGEFAGVHIAPDSSADVPDEMAVRLVVMGPQHPHKNKESETQARTRAEEILNQKGASPRYCKNMLLFLAPDKAKLELLEQSVCQYLAWNSIIRDKEALNLDVFQSNQATTKQQQTDKDVKSLIQEAYIWLLVPMQPDPQGQIEWQEIRLQKQDSPIVQASRKAVHEEHLIANYAASRLRLEALDPYLWRDVNHLDLKKLWEYLAYYLYLPRIKNQQVLLQAIAEGVAALLWNENFAYATGWDESKGRYLGLKAAEHITVTLSSQNLIVKPEVAQRQIEADAAAKVTPPLTPPGFKEKTGSYKIEKEKTIDIVITDNASSAVIVPPKRFYGSVKLDALRLRRDIGQIADEVIQHLSSLVDAEVEITLELQVTVPEGVPENVIRTVSENCRVLKFSNHGFEQE, encoded by the coding sequence ATGTCCGTAAGTAACCGCGAACGAGTTGGCAGGGTGCTAGACCTTTTGAGAGATGGCTTATATCCTTTTGTGGAAAGGGAGATGCGTTCCATTTATGGCGATAAGTGGGTAGTTGCCGCTACACCTTTTGTTCCAGAAGACCACAGCCTAAGACGTAATGTCCAGCAAATTCTCAAGCAGGACGAATCAGCACTGCTGAAACTCATGTCTAATCAGTGGCGTGAGGTGTTCAAAAAGACTCTGGGCAATGCTGAAAGAAGCTTGGTTGGGGAATTAATTGATACGCGCAACTCTTGGGCGCACAACAAGCCACTCTCTACAGATGATGCCTATCGCGCTCTTGATAGCGTATCGCGGTTACTTTCTGCTTTTTCCGCACCAGAAGCAGATGAAGTTGATAAACAAAAACAAGAACTTTTGCGGCTACGCTTTACAGAACAAGCCCGTCGTGAAACTCGTCGTGCTACTCTCCAACCTCTAGAAGGCAATCCTGTAGGCGGTTTAAAACCCTGGCGAGAAATTGTTACACCTCACCCAGATGTTGCCTCTGGTAGCTACCAACAAGCAGAATTTGCTGCCGACCTCTGGCAAGTTTATTTAGATGAAGGTTCCGACGAATATCGCATACCTACAGAGTTTTTTAGTCGTACTTTTCTCACTGAAGGGCTAAAGCAACTGCTCACAAATGCCCTGCTACGTCTTGCTAGCAATCAAGGCGACCCCGTTATCGAACTCCAAACTAACTTTGGTGGCGGCAAAACCCACGCGATGCTGGCACTATACCACCTGTTCATGGGAGTTCCCGCATCCAAGTTACCAGGATTGGAACCAGTGCTGGAAGCGGCAAATGTTTTACCTCCGCCAAAAGTTAACACAGCAGTACTGGTAGGAAATAAAATTTCTCCCGGTCAGCCTCAACATAAAAAAGATGGCACAGTTGTCCGCACACTCTGGGGCGAATTAGCTTGGCAACTGGGCGGTAGAGAAGCCTACGATATGATTCGAGAAGCAGATGAAACTTCAACGAACCCTGGCGATACCCTCCGCCTGCTGTTTAACCGCTATGCACCCTGCCTGATTTTAATTGATGAATGGGTAGCTTATGCCCGACAGCTTCACGAAATAAACGACCTTCCGGGGGGCAGCTTTGACACTCACTTTACCTTTGCCCAGACTTTGAGTGAGTCGGCAAAAAACGCTAACCAAACGCTCTTGGTTGTGAGTATCCCTGCATCTGATAATGAGATTGGAGGCGATCGCGGTAAAGCAGCCTTAAGCAGACTCAAAAATGCTATTGGCAGAGTCGAATCTCCTTGGCGACCAGCAACTGCCGATGAAAGCTTTGAAATTGTGCGGCGGCGACTGTTTCAACCCATCACCGAAGAAAGTGGCTTTATTGCCCGTGATGCCATCATCCGTGCCTTTGCAGAAATGTACCAAAACCAATCTCAGGAGTTTCCTAGTGAGTGCCGAGAAGCTAGTTACAAACGACGGCTAGAAAATGCCTATCCTATCCATCCAGAACTGTTTGACCGACTTTATAATGACTGGTCAACTCTCGACAAATTCCAACGCACGCGGGGTGTGCTGCGACTGATGGCAAAGGTGATTCATTCACTTTGGGAAGGACAGGACAAGAGTTTGTTAATCATGCCTGCCAGCGTGCCAATGGATGACGGACAGGTACAAACAGAATTGACTCGCTACCTGGAAGATAACTGGGTGCCAGTGATTGAAAAAGATGTAGATGGATATAATTCTCTACCATTAGCGTGCGATCGCCAAAACCCGAATTTGGGACGTTACTCTGCCTGTCGCCGCGTTGCCCGGACGATTTACCTTGGTTCTGCTCCTACTCTAAGAGCAGCCAATCGCGGTGTAGAAGATCATCGGATCAAGTTAGGGTGTGTTCAACCAGGGGAAAGTGCAGCAACTTTTGGCGATGCTTTGCGCCGACTTACCGACCAGTCCACACATCTTTATGTCGATAGCACTCGTTACTGGTTCTCAACTCAGCCTAGTGTCACCAGACTTGCCCAAGACCGAGCCGAGCAAATCCAGCAGGATCAGGATAAAGTTTGGGATGAAATCATTCTCCGATTAAAGGCTGATAAGCAGCGCGGTGAGTTTGCTGGAGTACATATTGCTCCCGACTCTTCGGCAGATGTTCCTGATGAAATGGCCGTAAGGCTGGTTGTCATGGGGCCACAACATCCCCATAAAAATAAGGAAAGCGAAACCCAAGCCCGCACCAGAGCCGAAGAAATACTAAACCAAAAGGGAGCCAGTCCTCGGTACTGCAAAAATATGTTGCTGTTCCTGGCACCAGACAAGGCAAAACTGGAGCTATTAGAACAATCTGTTTGCCAGTACCTCGCCTGGAATTCGATTATTCGAGATAAAGAAGCCTTAAACTTAGATGTTTTTCAAAGCAATCAGGCGACGACTAAACAACAGCAAACTGACAAAGATGTAAAAAGTTTAATTCAGGAAGCTTACATCTGGTTGTTAGTGCCGATGCAACCCGATCCCCAAGGACAGATTGAATGGCAAGAAATCCGATTGCAAAAGCAAGACTCTCCTATTGTGCAAGCAAGTCGCAAAGCTGTTCATGAAGAACATTTGATTGCTAACTATGCTGCTAGTCGCCTGCGCTTGGAAGCTCTTGACCCTTATCTCTGGCGCGATGTAAACCACCTCGACCTTAAGAAGTTATGGGAGTACTTAGCGTACTACCTTTACCTGCCACGCATCAAAAATCAACAAGTGCTATTACAAGCGATCGCAGAAGGAGTTGCAGCGTTACTGTGGAATGAAAACTTTGCTTATGCCACAGGCTGGGATGAATCCAAAGGACGTTATCTTGGTTTGAAAGCAGCTGAACACATTACCGTAACCCTTAGTAGTCAAAATCTGATAGTTAAGCCAGAAGTAGCGCAACGCCAAATTGAGGCAGATGCTGCTGCTAAAGTAACTCCACCACTGACTCCACCAGGATTTAAAGAAAAAACAGGAAGCTACAAGATTGAAAAAGAAAAAACTATTGACATTGTAATAACAGATAATGCTTCCTCTGCTGTCATAGTTCCACCAAAACGTTTCTATGGTTCAGTCAAATTGGACGCATTGCGGCTAAGACGTGACATAGGACAGATAGCAGACGAGGTTATTCAACACCTCAGTAGTTTAGTAGATGCTGAAGTAGAAATCACCTTAGAACTTCAGGTCACTGTCCCTGAAGGAGTGCCAGAGAACGTGATTCGCACAGTCAGCGAGAATTGTCGGGTTCTCAAATTTAGTAATCATGGATTTGAACAAGAATAA
- a CDS encoding DUF1156 domain-containing protein, translated as MTYRKKLIEVALPLEAINKESAREKSIRHGHPSTLHLWWARRPLATCRAVLFSSLVDDPSSHPDKFPTKEAQDTERKRLFEIIEQLVKWENINNQEVLGAAKAEILKSTNNNPPPVLDPFCGGGSIPLEAQRLGLEAHGSDINPVAVLITKALIEIPPKFANQPPVNPDSRKNSLATKKWFGAQGLAEDVRYYGKWMRDEAFKRIGYLYPKVNLPQEYGGGEATIIAWLWARMVKCPNPACGAKIPLTRSFTLSTKKDKQAWVEPIIDRSQHPPIVSFQVKTGKGKTPNGIVNRKGGICICCVTPVPFDYIRAEGKAGRLSTQLMAIVAEGQRQRVFISPTQEDEEIAASAQPEWKPDAELPINPRDFKTPNYGMCTFAELFTLRQLVTLTTLSDLVTEARTKVLIDAIAAKVSDDNLPLDEGGTNATAYADAIATYLGLSVSRSANTICSLAVWSQSRDQSVNVFSRQALPMNWDFPEVNPFAGAAGDFGETTQSMSKTIASLPAKGKSSVLQKDACAENTLINPIVISTDPPYFDNIGYADLSDFFYVWLRPSLGKIYPNILNTLLTPKKQELIATPYRFGGDKKKAQEFFKEGLGKAFAQMRKVADSDYPLTIYYAFKQSETDEEDEQDGNGITAIASTGWETMLEGLIKAGFTITGTLPMRTERPTGVKAKVNALASCIALVCRPRPENASSTTRRQFVNTLKRELPDALQKLQQGNIAPVDLAQASIGPGMEIYSRYSKVLESDGKEMPVRTALQLINQTLDEFLAEQEGEFEPETRFALIWFEQHTFNEGLFGDAETLSKAKNTAVQGLVDAGILTAKAGKVRLLRRDELAKNWNPQTDNRLTVWEATQHMIRELQDGAGNQGAANLLSQLGTIGEAARELAYRLYNICDRKGWAAEGVAYNSLVISWPEISRLAAETEESTPLQMALL; from the coding sequence ATGACCTACCGCAAGAAGCTAATCGAAGTCGCGTTACCACTGGAAGCAATTAACAAAGAGTCTGCCAGAGAAAAATCAATTAGGCATGGACACCCTTCGACACTACATTTATGGTGGGCGCGGCGGCCGCTAGCAACTTGCCGGGCAGTTTTGTTTTCGTCTTTGGTAGATGATCCATCCAGTCATCCTGATAAATTTCCCACAAAAGAGGCGCAGGATACTGAGAGAAAACGCCTGTTTGAAATTATTGAGCAATTGGTGAAGTGGGAAAATATCAATAATCAGGAAGTTTTAGGCGCAGCTAAAGCAGAAATTCTCAAATCAACTAATAACAATCCACCACCTGTCCTAGATCCATTTTGCGGTGGGGGTTCCATACCTTTGGAAGCGCAAAGATTGGGGTTAGAGGCACATGGTAGTGATATTAATCCAGTGGCGGTTTTGATTACCAAAGCTTTGATTGAAATTCCGCCGAAGTTTGCAAATCAGCCTCCGGTTAACCCTGATTCTCGAAAAAACTCTTTAGCTACTAAAAAATGGTTTGGGGCGCAAGGTTTAGCTGAAGATGTACGCTATTACGGGAAATGGATGCGAGATGAGGCATTTAAAAGAATTGGGTATCTTTATCCAAAAGTGAATTTACCACAAGAGTATGGTGGTGGTGAGGCCACGATTATTGCTTGGTTGTGGGCAAGGATGGTGAAATGTCCTAATCCTGCTTGTGGTGCCAAAATACCTTTGACGCGTTCTTTTACACTTTCAACCAAAAAAGATAAGCAAGCTTGGGTAGAACCCATTATAGATAGAAGCCAGCACCCGCCTATTGTAAGTTTTCAAGTGAAGACGGGTAAAGGTAAAACACCTAACGGAATTGTTAATCGTAAAGGTGGTATTTGTATATGTTGTGTTACGCCTGTGCCATTTGACTACATTCGTGCAGAAGGCAAAGCGGGACGATTGAGTACTCAACTAATGGCGATCGTGGCCGAAGGTCAGCGCCAGAGGGTTTTTATCTCACCAACCCAGGAAGATGAGGAAATTGCAGCTTCAGCACAGCCAGAATGGAAACCAGATGCTGAGTTACCAATCAATCCACGAGATTTCAAAACCCCTAACTACGGGATGTGTACATTTGCTGAACTCTTCACTCTACGTCAGTTGGTCACACTAACCACTTTAAGTGACCTAGTAACAGAAGCAAGAACAAAGGTGCTAATTGATGCTATAGCAGCCAAGGTATCTGATGATAATTTACCGCTTGATGAGGGTGGCACTAATGCAACAGCTTACGCTGATGCAATTGCAACTTATTTAGGACTTAGTGTAAGTCGGAGTGCTAATACAATTTGCTCACTAGCAGTTTGGTCACAAAGTAGAGATCAAAGTGTTAATGTGTTTAGCCGACAAGCTCTTCCCATGAACTGGGATTTTCCCGAAGTTAATCCATTTGCAGGAGCAGCTGGTGATTTTGGTGAAACAACTCAGTCAATGTCTAAGACCATTGCATCATTGCCTGCTAAAGGTAAGTCATCAGTTTTACAAAAGGATGCTTGTGCTGAAAACACATTAATAAACCCAATTGTCATCTCTACTGATCCACCTTATTTTGACAATATAGGCTATGCTGACCTCTCAGACTTCTTCTATGTTTGGCTACGTCCTTCACTTGGAAAAATTTATCCTAATATCTTAAACACATTACTCACACCAAAAAAACAAGAGTTAATTGCCACTCCTTACCGCTTTGGTGGTGATAAGAAAAAGGCTCAAGAATTTTTTAAAGAAGGATTAGGTAAAGCTTTTGCTCAAATGCGTAAAGTGGCTGATTCTGATTATCCACTGACCATTTACTATGCCTTCAAACAATCGGAAACAGATGAAGAAGACGAACAAGATGGAAATGGTATAACAGCGATCGCATCTACAGGATGGGAAACCATGCTAGAAGGCTTAATTAAAGCAGGTTTTACCATTACTGGTACGTTGCCCATGCGAACCGAACGCCCTACAGGAGTTAAGGCAAAAGTTAATGCCCTTGCTTCTTGTATTGCACTTGTATGCCGTCCTCGCCCAGAAAACGCCTCATCCACCACCCGCCGCCAATTTGTCAACACTCTTAAACGCGAACTTCCAGATGCACTGCAAAAACTCCAACAAGGCAACATCGCCCCGGTCGATTTAGCACAAGCCAGCATCGGCCCTGGTATGGAAATTTACTCGCGTTACAGCAAAGTCTTAGAATCAGACGGCAAAGAAATGCCTGTGCGTACCGCGCTGCAACTGATTAACCAAACTTTAGATGAATTTCTCGCTGAACAAGAAGGCGAATTTGAGCCTGAAACCCGTTTTGCTTTGATTTGGTTTGAACAGCATACCTTTAATGAAGGATTATTTGGGGATGCTGAAACCCTCTCCAAAGCTAAGAATACAGCAGTACAAGGCTTGGTAGACGCTGGCATCCTCACTGCCAAGGCGGGTAAAGTGCGACTATTGCGCCGCGACGAATTAGCCAAAAATTGGAACCCCCAAACCGATAATCGCCTCACGGTCTGGGAAGCCACACAGCACATGATTCGGGAATTGCAAGACGGTGCTGGAAATCAAGGTGCTGCAAATTTGCTATCTCAACTGGGAACCATAGGAGAAGCAGCAAGGGAATTAGCTTATCGGCTGTATAACATTTGCGACAGAAAAGGCTGGGCTGCTGAAGGTGTCGCTTACAACAGCTTAGTGATTTCCTGGCCAGAAATTTCTCGCCTCGCTGCTGAAACCGAAGAATCGACTCCCTTACAAATGGCTTTACTTTAA
- a CDS encoding helix-turn-helix transcriptional regulator: MTSNTISWDSIRDEVLADPEVKAEYDALESEFQLARQVIALRKASGLNQRDFAQLVGIKQPQLARIEFGKQVPKIETLAKLARSAGYDVEIRFVAPKGKRSHKVEPLRISAKELV; the protein is encoded by the coding sequence ATGACTTCTAATACAATTTCTTGGGATTCTATTCGTGATGAGGTTTTAGCAGATCCAGAGGTAAAGGCTGAATACGATGCCTTGGAGTCTGAATTCCAGCTTGCAAGACAAGTTATTGCTTTAAGGAAAGCTAGTGGCTTAAATCAACGGGATTTTGCACAATTAGTTGGCATTAAACAGCCACAGCTAGCTCGGATTGAATTTGGGAAACAGGTTCCTAAAATTGAAACCCTAGCAAAACTTGCTAGGAGTGCAGGTTACGATGTCGAGATTCGCTTTGTAGCACCCAAAGGAAAGCGATCGCACAAAGTCGAGCCTCTGAGGATTTCTGCTAAGGAGTTAGTTTAG
- a CDS encoding type II toxin-antitoxin system VapC family toxin, which produces MSFLLDTHILLWFLENDSKLSDRLREVITNPENLIFVSAISAWEISIKQSLGKLIAPGNLEEALRFSRFEVLSMTLAHGIKVADLPLHHKDPFDRILIAQALVEGLTIITVDQKFKFYDVPLFSDDVG; this is translated from the coding sequence GTGAGTTTTTTGTTAGATACTCATATTTTGTTGTGGTTTTTAGAAAATGATTCTAAATTGTCCGATCGGTTACGAGAGGTAATTACTAATCCTGAAAATTTAATTTTCGTCAGTGCGATTAGTGCTTGGGAGATTTCAATTAAACAGTCTTTAGGAAAGTTAATTGCTCCTGGTAATTTGGAGGAGGCTTTGCGCTTCAGTCGGTTTGAGGTTTTGTCTATGACATTGGCACATGGAATAAAGGTTGCTGATTTGCCTCTACACCATAAAGATCCTTTTGATAGGATATTAATTGCTCAAGCTTTGGTAGAAGGTTTAACAATAATTACAGTAGACCAAAAGTTTAAATTTTATGATGTGCCATTATTCTCTGATGATGTCGGGTAG
- a CDS encoding DUF3883 domain-containing protein: MREDLEAKAKSYAIAHLVPQHLQELKQRKEELIAKTMTAVKDRLTKEINYWDHRAEELKMQEEAGKPNAKINSGKARQRADDLQARLMQRLEELEQERRLSPLPPVVVGGALVVSVGLLQRMQGKQQATTAIFARETERVEKAAMTAVMEVERNLGYEPINVSHQKCGYDIESRPLTPSPSPNLGEGSRRRGEGLRFIEVKGRITGAKTVTVTKNEIITALNKPDNFILALVQVPLAEDMEGNCSIHYLRRPFHKEPDFAVTSVNYDWLELWQQGTEPF; the protein is encoded by the coding sequence TTGCGAGAAGATTTAGAAGCAAAAGCTAAGAGTTATGCGATCGCTCATCTTGTTCCCCAACATCTTCAAGAACTCAAGCAGCGCAAAGAGGAACTTATTGCTAAAACGATGACAGCAGTAAAAGATAGATTAACCAAGGAGATTAATTACTGGGATCATCGGGCTGAAGAACTGAAAATGCAAGAGGAAGCTGGCAAGCCTAATGCCAAAATTAACTCAGGTAAAGCACGTCAGCGAGCTGATGATTTGCAAGCACGATTAATGCAACGCTTGGAAGAATTAGAGCAAGAACGTAGATTATCGCCATTACCGCCTGTGGTGGTTGGGGGTGCGTTGGTAGTTTCAGTAGGCTTACTGCAACGAATGCAAGGCAAACAACAGGCAACAACGGCGATATTTGCCAGGGAGACGGAACGAGTAGAAAAGGCAGCAATGACGGCTGTGATGGAAGTAGAACGCAATTTAGGGTACGAACCAATAAATGTGAGTCATCAGAAGTGCGGCTATGATATTGAGTCACGTCCCCTCACCCCCAGCCCCTCTCCCAATTTGGGAGAGGGGAGCCGGAGGCGGGGTGAGGGCTTACGATTTATTGAGGTGAAAGGGCGAATTACAGGCGCTAAAACTGTGACAGTGACGAAGAATGAAATTATTACCGCTCTAAACAAGCCAGATAATTTCATTTTGGCATTGGTGCAAGTGCCTTTAGCAGAAGATATGGAAGGTAATTGTTCTATTCACTACTTACGCCGTCCGTTCCATAAAGAACCAGATTTTGCCGTTACGAGTGTTAATTATGATTGGCTGGAGTTGTGGCAACAGGGAACTGAGCCGTTTTAA
- a CDS encoding transposase family protein, whose protein sequence is MNLIEAIQGVPDYRHARGIRHRLWIILTIVLLGSCTGYWGYKPLAEFTKNHRLSLIKLLDLSPDIQFPSASTFRNIMMSIDFQILAELFNVWAEKSLPINFKELFAIDGKCIKSTVTGGNQSYQNFVSIVSVFSL, encoded by the coding sequence ATGAATTTAATCGAAGCAATCCAAGGGGTTCCCGATTATCGACATGCTAGAGGTATTAGACATAGACTTTGGATAATACTAACTATAGTTTTGTTAGGTAGTTGTACAGGATATTGGGGGTATAAACCTTTAGCTGAGTTCACAAAAAATCATCGATTATCTCTAATCAAATTATTAGATTTATCTCCAGATATTCAATTTCCGTCAGCATCAACATTCAGAAATATTATGATGTCAATTGATTTTCAGATATTAGCTGAACTGTTTAACGTCTGGGCAGAAAAGAGTTTGCCAATTAATTTCAAAGAATTATTTGCCATCGATGGGAAATGTATTAAAAGTACTGTAACCGGGGGAAATCAATCCTATCAAAACTTTGTGAGTATCGTTTCAGTTTTCAGTTTATAG
- a CDS encoding helix-turn-helix transcriptional regulator — protein sequence MYIYVADVVFVAWNNERGELLKRLRGKKSRQKLADEIAATGGECSHQNIKKLEYGESESVSIKVLEAICAALGISLSDFLSTLEVTN from the coding sequence ATGTATATTTATGTTGCAGATGTTGTATTCGTTGCTTGGAATAACGAGAGGGGGGAGCTTCTAAAGCGATTACGCGGTAAAAAATCGCGGCAGAAACTAGCTGATGAAATTGCAGCCACAGGAGGGGAATGCTCCCATCAGAACATCAAAAAACTAGAGTACGGTGAGTCTGAAAGTGTCTCTATTAAAGTATTAGAGGCTATTTGTGCAGCATTGGGTATTTCTCTAAGCGACTTCCTTAGCACTCTTGAAGTAACTAATTAA